In Oryza sativa Japonica Group chromosome 3, ASM3414082v1, one DNA window encodes the following:
- the LOC4333287 gene encoding protein DETOXIFICATION 40 isoform X2: MGSAVETLCGQAYGVHKYDMLGVYMQRSTVLLMATGVPLAVIYAFSRPILVLLGESPEIASAAAVFVYGLVPQIFAYAANFPIQKFLQAQSIVAPSAYTSAATLVLHLVVGWLVVYQLGMGLLGASLVLSLSWWVIVAAQFVYIAASKRCRRTWTGFSWMAFSGLPEFLKLSTASAVMLCLETWYFQILILLAGLLDDPQLALDSLTVCMTLAGWVMMISIGFNAAASVRVGNELGAGHPRAAAFSVVVVTAVSFVITVVMAVVFLMFRDYISYIFTEGETVARAVSDLCPFLAATLILNGIQPVLSGVAVGCGWQKIVAYINVGCYYFVGIPLGFLLGFKFHLGAKGIWTGMLGGTCMQTLILFWITFRTDWNKEVEEAKKRLNQWEDKKQPLLAGTVDY, translated from the exons ATGGGGAGTGCGGTGGAGACGCTGTGCGGGCAAGCGTATGGCGTGCACAAGTACGACATGCTCGGCGTCTACATGCAACGATCCACCGTGCTGCTGATGGCCACCGGCGTCCCGCTCGCCGTCATCTACGCCTTCTCCCGCCccatcctcgtcctcctcggTGAGTCCCCGGAgatcgccagcgccgccgccgtcttcgtctACGGCCTCGTCCCTCAGATCTTCGCCTACGCCGCCAACTTCCCCATCCAGAAGTTCCTGCAGGCGCAGAGCATCGTGGCTCCCAGCGCCTACACCTCCGCGGCCACGCTGGTGCTCCACCTGGTGGTGGGTTGGCTGGTGGTGTACCAGCTCGGCATGGGCCTCCTGGGCGCGTCGCTCGTGCTCAGCCTCAGCTGGTGGGTCATCGTCGCCGCGCAGTTCGTGTACATCGCCGCCAGCAAGCGGTGCCGGCGGACGTGGACGGGGTTCTCCTGGATGGCCTTCTCCGGCCTCCCCGAGTTCCTGAAGCTGTCCACGGCCTCCGCCGTGATGCTCTGCCTGGAGACCTGGTACTTCCAGATCCTCATCCttctcgccggcctcctcgaCGACCCTCAGCTCGCCCTCGACTCCCTCACTGTCTG CATGACGCTTGCTGGATGGGTGATGATGATATCCATCGGGTTCAACGCTGCAGCGAG TGTTCGTGTGGGGAACGAGCTGGGAGCGGGGCacccgcgggcggcggcgttctcggtggtggtggtgacggcggtGTCGTTCGTGATAACGGTGGTGATGGCGGTGGTGTTTCTCATGTTCCGCGACTACATCAGCTACATCTTCACGGAGGGGGAGACCGTTGCACGAGCCGTCTCCGACCTCTGCCCCTTCCTCGCCGCCACTCTCATTCTCAACGGCATCCAGCCCGTCCTCTctg GTGTGGCTGTCGGGTGTGGATGGCAAAAGATTGTGGCGTACATCAATGTCGGGTGCTACTATTTTGTGGGTATTCCTCTCGGTTTTCTCCTCGGCTTCAAATTCCATCTCGGAGCAAAG GGGATATGGACTGGGATGCTCGGTGGTACCTGCATGCAGACGTTGATATTGTTCTGGATCACTTTCAGGACAGACTGGAACAAAGAG GTGGAAGAAGCCAAGAAAAGACTGAATCAATGGGAGGACAAGAAGCAACCGCTTCTTGCAGGCACGGTTGACTACTGA